The following coding sequences are from one Methanococcoides orientis window:
- a CDS encoding formylmethanofuran dehydrogenase subunit C: MAEVILTVNTEIGIKVEADVITPDTFAGKNKSEIESLLVWQGPKEFPLSSFFDVEGDAGSSAEETSIVVKGDTSRVKRIGEKMTAGKITVEGSVSMHVGSQMEGGELLVKGDADSWAGMEMKGGLLHIEGNARDHVGCAYRGKWVGMSGGRIVVDGNANNNLGGGISGGEIIVGGNVGHYCGIRQNGGLIAVKGNAIRAVAAEMTAGTMVVNGTIERFSPGFEYVTNESDLKFDDIECPGNFKKFLGDNAITKRPKGTLYVNQAANMDL; this comes from the coding sequence ATGGCAGAAGTTATTCTTACAGTAAATACTGAGATCGGTATCAAAGTAGAGGCAGATGTTATTACTCCTGATACTTTCGCCGGTAAAAACAAAAGTGAGATCGAGTCTCTGCTCGTATGGCAGGGACCAAAAGAGTTCCCACTCTCTTCCTTCTTTGATGTAGAGGGTGATGCAGGAAGTTCCGCAGAGGAAACTTCCATTGTTGTCAAAGGTGACACTTCCAGAGTGAAGCGCATCGGTGAAAAGATGACAGCAGGCAAGATCACCGTTGAGGGATCTGTAAGCATGCACGTAGGTTCCCAGATGGAAGGCGGCGAACTCCTTGTCAAAGGTGATGCTGACTCATGGGCAGGAATGGAGATGAAGGGCGGACTCCTCCACATCGAAGGTAATGCAAGGGACCATGTTGGTTGTGCATACCGTGGAAAGTGGGTAGGAATGTCCGGTGGACGCATCGTCGTCGATGGCAATGCAAACAACAACCTTGGTGGCGGTATCAGCGGTGGAGAGATCATCGTTGGTGGAAATGTCGGTCACTACTGTGGTATTCGCCAGAACGGCGGTCTGATCGCTGTAAAAGGAAATGCGATCCGCGCAGTTGCTGCTGAGATGACAGCCGGTACAATGGTTGTTAACGGAACCATCGAAAGGTTCTCACCTGGATTCGAATATGTAACAAACGAAAGCGACCTTAAGTTCGATGATATAGAATGTCCTGGTAACTTCAAGAAGTTCCTCGGTGACAATGCGATCACAAAGAGGCCAAAAGGCACACTCTATGTCAATCAGGCAGCAAACATGGATCTGTGA
- a CDS encoding molybdopterin dinucleotide binding domain-containing protein: protein MRVLLNTGSTIDEGRLAKGGDKYTEDYRQECAVCWISPCDFATLGSPEKVKVTSKDEKHSIIVFTKCTDAVMDGNVFMPRAIWSNVVIDPDTFSTGSPLYKGNPVTVEAGEGEVLSAEDVVLKLYMGGN, encoded by the coding sequence ATGAGAGTATTACTTAACACAGGAAGTACCATTGACGAGGGCAGGCTTGCAAAAGGCGGTGACAAATATACAGAAGATTACAGACAGGAATGTGCTGTATGCTGGATCTCACCTTGTGATTTTGCAACTCTTGGAAGCCCGGAAAAAGTAAAAGTAACAAGTAAGGACGAAAAACATTCCATCATAGTTTTCACAAAGTGCACAGATGCTGTAATGGATGGAAATGTATTCATGCCAAGGGCTATCTGGTCCAACGTGGTCATTGACCCTGATACATTCTCTACAGGTTCCCCTCTCTACAAGGGTAACCCTGTAACTGTTGAGGCAGGAGAGGGCGAGGTGCTAAGCGCAGAGGATGTTGTCCTTAAACTGTACATGGGAGGTAACTGA
- a CDS encoding formylmethanofuran dehydrogenase subunit B produces MVFKNIMCPVCGASCDDIQVELGDGEITVKNACKMGNGKFQEIVSSHRLKDPQVRKDGKLQKAAWDEAITKAAEMLVNAERPLFFLGSETSCEAQEVGLHIAEYLGGVADSNATICHGPTVMGIQESGCPAATAGQTKNRSDVNIYWGSNPLASMPRHMSKYAVFPRGYWSKRGRFDRKVITVDPRVTDTAIASDLHVQLNPNTDYELFSALLTLINGKRPHPSVEQITGVSISVMEEMVETMMNANFGSISVGLGLGSSIGKHRNVELGLNLVKELNNNHGTKFVLGALRGHCNVAGFNQIASYLYGYPFGIDFSRGYPRYNPGETTCVDVLREKDVDAAFVMCADLVNHIPADAASYLAEIPMTCLDIAPCPTVTASDVVLPGVIDAMENDGTFYRLDNVPMYFKPFTKPPFEFTQSNEDTLKQLFAKIKEIA; encoded by the coding sequence ATGGTTTTTAAGAACATTATGTGTCCGGTTTGCGGAGCATCATGTGATGATATTCAGGTAGAGCTCGGGGACGGCGAGATCACTGTCAAGAACGCATGTAAGATGGGTAACGGAAAGTTCCAGGAGATCGTAAGCTCACACCGTCTTAAAGACCCACAGGTCAGGAAAGACGGAAAGCTTCAGAAAGCTGCATGGGATGAGGCGATTACAAAGGCAGCAGAAATGCTTGTAAACGCTGAGAGACCTCTTTTCTTCCTCGGAAGTGAGACCTCATGTGAAGCACAGGAAGTCGGTCTTCACATCGCAGAATACCTTGGTGGTGTAGCAGATTCCAACGCTACCATTTGCCACGGTCCTACTGTAATGGGTATCCAGGAAAGTGGATGTCCTGCAGCAACGGCAGGTCAGACCAAGAACAGAAGTGATGTTAACATCTACTGGGGAAGTAACCCTCTGGCATCCATGCCAAGACACATGTCAAAATATGCTGTCTTCCCAAGAGGCTACTGGTCCAAGAGAGGAAGGTTTGACCGTAAGGTCATCACAGTTGACCCAAGGGTAACTGACACTGCAATAGCATCAGACCTTCACGTCCAGCTCAACCCTAACACCGATTATGAGCTTTTCAGTGCATTGCTGACACTCATTAACGGTAAGAGACCACACCCATCTGTTGAGCAGATCACTGGTGTGTCTATCTCTGTAATGGAAGAGATGGTCGAGACAATGATGAATGCAAACTTCGGTAGCATTTCCGTTGGTCTTGGTCTTGGTTCATCTATCGGTAAGCACAGGAACGTTGAACTTGGACTTAACCTTGTCAAGGAACTCAACAACAACCACGGAACAAAGTTCGTACTCGGTGCATTGAGAGGTCACTGTAACGTAGCAGGTTTCAACCAGATCGCATCATACCTGTACGGATACCCATTCGGTATCGACTTCTCAAGAGGATATCCAAGGTACAACCCTGGAGAGACCACTTGTGTAGATGTTCTGAGAGAGAAGGACGTAGACGCTGCATTCGTAATGTGTGCTGACCTTGTCAACCACATCCCTGCAGATGCTGCATCATACCTGGCAGAGATCCCAATGACCTGCCTGGATATTGCACCATGTCCAACAGTCACTGCTTCAGATGTTGTTCTTCCTGGTGTTATTGACGCAATGGAGAATGATGGTACATTCTACAGGCTCGACAACGTGCCAATGTACTTCAAGCCATTCACAAAACCTCCATTCGAGTTCACCCAGAGCAACGAAGACACACTCAAGCAGCTCTTCGCAAAGATAAAGGAAATTGCATAA
- the fdhD gene encoding formate dehydrogenase accessory sulfurtransferase FdhD — MPLDWHVDRKTGQNNFWRDEERDVSAPYLPYRCVELTEDGNNEIDVDVIVEKEFHLSLNDVPLASFFATPREFKELATGFLLCEGFIDHAIDIISVEVEDDKLVCHADICPDRIKKTRRDIDPDARFDFCSCAIGSRPCRKKIGSETDIKFDRKVFFKAVEHLKKDAKTWRRTGGTHSVIVCDSEGEILAFCEDVSRASAVDKAVGKAALAGVDMSNCALVATGRLSVTMVSKAINAGVSVLASKAGPINEGIDLARATGLALVGFVRPPNMYVYNGIERII, encoded by the coding sequence ATGCCGTTGGATTGGCACGTCGACAGGAAAACAGGTCAGAACAACTTCTGGCGTGATGAGGAGAGGGATGTATCCGCTCCTTATCTTCCTTACAGATGTGTCGAGCTTACGGAAGATGGCAATAACGAAATAGACGTGGACGTCATCGTTGAGAAAGAATTCCATCTTTCTCTCAATGATGTCCCACTTGCTTCTTTTTTTGCTACCCCCAGGGAGTTTAAGGAACTCGCAACGGGATTCTTATTATGTGAAGGTTTTATTGATCACGCTATTGATATCATCTCAGTTGAAGTCGAAGATGACAAACTGGTATGTCATGCGGATATCTGCCCGGACCGCATAAAAAAGACCAGGCGCGATATCGATCCGGATGCAAGATTCGATTTTTGCAGTTGTGCAATTGGTTCAAGACCATGCAGGAAAAAGATCGGAAGTGAAACGGATATTAAATTTGACCGCAAGGTCTTCTTCAAGGCAGTCGAACACCTCAAAAAGGATGCTAAGACATGGAGACGTACCGGTGGTACACACTCGGTCATCGTCTGTGACAGTGAAGGCGAGATCCTTGCATTCTGTGAAGACGTGAGCAGGGCTTCAGCCGTTGATAAAGCAGTTGGCAAAGCAGCCCTTGCAGGCGTTGATATGTCAAACTGTGCACTGGTAGCTACCGGAAGGCTGTCAGTCACAATGGTCTCCAAGGCCATCAATGCAGGAGTTTCTGTACTTGCCAGCAAAGCAGGTCCGATAAATGAGGGTATCGATCTTGCAAGGGCAACAGGCCTGGCACTGGTGGGTTTTGTCCGACCTCCGAATATGTATGTCTATAACGGCATTGAGAGGATTATCTGA
- a CDS encoding right-handed parallel beta-helix repeat-containing protein produces the protein MRFKISFVVFLLVLLMISGSVAAKEITVDDDVAADFISIQDAVNSSKSGDAIVVYSGSYVGNLYIDKEIKLISKASEYDAAFVYATNPDDPVIHINANNVTVCGFALLGIEEFEQAGIFLDEVSGNIIENNNVVTLKYGICMLNSSNNTIAGNTINPDNYKFYSSYGHNPADIGIKFYLSDNNILSNNVVNSNNDMGISFQISSNNTLDNNHISKNGVGIDLVSFSQGNIITNNSLSDNLKGIDSDDTAVNNIYNNEITFREQKEERSFNISISLIMLSAVFVLFIIRKMRGMVF, from the coding sequence TTGAGGTTCAAAATTTCCTTTGTAGTATTCCTGTTGGTTCTGCTTATGATCAGTGGTAGTGTTGCAGCTAAAGAGATCACTGTGGATGATGATGTAGCTGCAGATTTTATTTCAATACAGGATGCTGTTAACTCTTCAAAAAGTGGAGATGCCATTGTGGTCTATTCCGGTTCGTATGTCGGGAACTTGTATATTGATAAAGAAATTAAATTAATATCGAAGGCAAGCGAATATGATGCTGCCTTTGTGTATGCAACCAATCCCGATGACCCTGTTATCCATATAAACGCAAATAATGTTACTGTCTGCGGTTTTGCATTATTGGGAATTGAAGAATTTGAACAGGCAGGAATATTTCTCGATGAGGTTTCCGGAAATATAATTGAAAACAACAATGTTGTGACCTTGAAGTATGGAATTTGCATGTTGAATTCCAGTAACAATACAATTGCTGGCAACACTATTAATCCGGACAACTATAAGTTTTATAGCTCCTACGGCCACAATCCGGCTGATATCGGCATCAAGTTTTATCTCTCGGATAACAATATTCTGTCCAACAATGTTGTAAATTCAAATAATGATATGGGCATTTCTTTCCAGATATCCAGCAATAATACATTGGATAATAACCATATATCGAAGAATGGGGTCGGTATTGATCTGGTTTCGTTTAGTCAGGGCAACATAATAACGAACAACTCTCTTTCTGATAATTTGAAAGGCATTGATTCAGATGATACTGCTGTGAATAACATCTACAATAATGAGATCACATTTCGAGAGCAAAAGGAAGAAAGATCTTTTAATATCTCAATTAGTCTGATCATGCTTTCAGCAGTGTTTGTTCTCTTCATAATACGAAAAATGCGGGGCATGGTATTTTGA
- a CDS encoding winged helix-turn-helix transcriptional regulator, which translates to MNKWILAILLLFLVPLLACGIVYVESEYNTDTGEYVVVPASEEMYEPGYHYEGADRTLSFWELPLKLQMIHIFTVFLAAIGLAKLSPLILAQFNLIFANKNRNDVFDHIVSNPGCSVADISHGLELNRGTVKYHLKKLHSEHKIIVSDHGSSPRFFQNNSTYSDQARIIAPFLQDENQKRILLMIRDKPGMTNNEISEVLGITNSTVSYHLKKMTTNELLLAEKDGRYRRYSLDPRVEPELNTVIHAEI; encoded by the coding sequence ATGAACAAATGGATACTAGCAATCCTGCTCTTATTTCTAGTACCACTTCTGGCATGCGGGATCGTATATGTTGAATCCGAATACAATACAGACACAGGTGAATACGTCGTAGTGCCAGCCAGCGAGGAGATGTATGAACCAGGTTACCATTATGAAGGAGCAGATAGAACCTTAAGTTTCTGGGAACTTCCTTTAAAATTGCAGATGATACATATCTTTACCGTATTTCTGGCAGCGATTGGCCTTGCCAAACTGTCTCCCCTTATACTGGCACAGTTCAATCTGATATTTGCAAATAAGAACAGGAACGATGTTTTTGATCATATCGTAAGTAATCCGGGATGCAGTGTAGCTGACATATCCCATGGTCTTGAGCTAAACCGCGGTACTGTAAAATACCATCTGAAAAAGCTGCACAGCGAACATAAGATCATTGTATCCGATCATGGAAGCTCTCCAAGGTTCTTTCAGAACAATTCGACCTACAGCGATCAAGCCCGGATCATAGCTCCCTTTTTGCAGGATGAAAATCAAAAACGAATCCTCCTGATGATAAGGGATAAGCCGGGTATGACAAACAATGAGATATCAGAAGTCCTTGGCATCACCAACAGCACGGTCTCATACCACCTGAAAAAGATGACCACAAACGAACTATTGCTAGCTGAAAAGGACGGAAGATATAGAAGGTATTCTCTGGACCCCCGGGTGGAACCAGAGCTGAACACGGTAATTCATGCTGAAATATAA
- a CDS encoding DUF4367 domain-containing protein, giving the protein MKRTKILLVLLLMCSAFFSVGCVDEQLTAEEIVEQMQQKEDSIEDYSCTMYITSSLGEEDNVVVYEMLFKKPRKMRSVVIQPAEKAGSLVVSDGETIWTYLSHENKVVQKGMPDISEVGHMDYIGMIGDVLNESDVSFLVFEEFDNRDVYVIGLIPKEEDETPLFGSNGKAWIDKETWVPLKYERYDEDENPMLSYEIRNLKVNTGISDDEFEFKIPGGAEVEIIDPIDINEIAAPEEVTLEEAKDTAGFDLLLPSYIPEGYEFDRALIFNNSATFEEDVFEKVILVYNKGDDWIRISEVVYETGSSDISELDDAETVDINGSEGKFVAFVQTNLLRWTTGDIELSILGMEDKDEIVKVAESMD; this is encoded by the coding sequence TTGAAAAGGACTAAGATTTTACTTGTATTGCTCTTGATGTGTTCTGCATTTTTCTCAGTGGGCTGTGTGGATGAGCAGCTCACGGCAGAAGAGATAGTAGAGCAAATGCAACAGAAAGAAGATAGTATTGAGGACTACTCGTGTACTATGTACATCACATCTTCGTTAGGCGAAGAGGACAATGTGGTGGTATATGAAATGCTCTTTAAAAAGCCACGTAAGATGAGGTCAGTTGTAATACAACCTGCCGAGAAGGCAGGAAGTCTTGTAGTTTCAGACGGAGAGACCATCTGGACATATCTTTCACATGAGAACAAGGTCGTGCAAAAGGGAATGCCTGATATTTCGGAGGTTGGTCATATGGATTATATCGGAATGATCGGAGATGTCCTGAATGAGAGTGATGTTTCATTTTTGGTTTTTGAAGAGTTTGATAACAGGGATGTTTATGTGATCGGTCTGATTCCAAAAGAAGAGGATGAAACCCCTCTCTTTGGAAGTAACGGAAAAGCCTGGATCGATAAAGAAACCTGGGTGCCGCTAAAATATGAAAGGTACGATGAGGATGAAAATCCGATGCTCTCATATGAGATTCGGAACCTGAAGGTGAACACCGGCATTTCAGATGATGAATTCGAGTTTAAAATACCAGGAGGTGCAGAGGTAGAGATCATTGATCCTATTGACATAAATGAAATTGCTGCTCCGGAAGAGGTCACATTGGAGGAAGCTAAGGACACTGCAGGGTTTGACTTACTTTTACCTTCATATATTCCGGAAGGCTATGAGTTTGACCGAGCACTGATCTTCAACAATAGTGCTACCTTTGAAGAAGATGTTTTTGAAAAGGTCATATTGGTATATAATAAGGGAGATGACTGGATCCGTATATCAGAAGTAGTTTATGAAACCGGTTCTTCGGATATATCTGAGTTAGATGATGCGGAAACAGTTGATATCAATGGTTCCGAGGGAAAATTTGTAGCTTTTGTTCAAACCAATCTCTTAAGATGGACGACAGGAGATATTGAACTGAGCATACTGGGGATGGAGGATAAAGATGAGATCGTGAAAGTGGCGGAATCCATGGATTGA
- a CDS encoding DUF2339 domain-containing protein — translation MAKENRVDKKTPDIDRENFKKSISPPKNTTHDDYLYLNKRIEKLEKRVAFLEGKGYTQEPEVRVAPAAEKVMAEKVAAEASRETYKPTENLGFKIFGAVGFVLLMLGMFYLYSYAVDQGWIGILERVALGIAFSLAVLVIGEIFRRKEYERFSQLINGGGIALLYFTMHATYHFQAYREALSMSLGMNTALLFLVMLFAVFLALRQNSVILTSFAFFLGYLAAFLTGGSHQMMISTIILSAGLVMILWKKNWGIGLYPVIASYLLYSIFFFDSNILRGTVVSPIVYYAIGYLICFFALFNMLSIILEDKENYSQNIISMVINAFVTFGFGLAVVWHYWYSFRGIFVVLLAAVYLGLAYFTKQKELKNLSRTFFILCVTFLSIAVYVQLEDFWIALTWAIEGFLLVYIGVKLHNLDLRYMGYIVLAAAAIRSLLWDSTGLMFAERTISMLSITLALYGAAYLVSHLKLEDEEQLVRELLGIAATVILTITLAIEITDSTGLFAVFSENARQVLLSVVWATESVILIVVGFLGKSSSLRTTGVVLFGITVVKILVIDLSNLEMIYRIVVTIIVGLIALSASFAYVKNKERIQEFLQEND, via the coding sequence ATGGCAAAAGAAAATAGGGTTGATAAGAAAACCCCCGATATTGATCGGGAAAATTTTAAAAAATCCATTTCGCCTCCTAAAAATACAACGCATGATGACTATCTCTACTTGAACAAAAGGATTGAGAAGTTAGAGAAACGAGTTGCTTTTCTCGAAGGTAAGGGGTATACACAGGAGCCTGAAGTAAGAGTAGCACCAGCAGCTGAAAAAGTGATGGCTGAAAAAGTGGCAGCGGAAGCTTCCAGAGAAACGTACAAACCAACCGAGAATCTTGGATTCAAGATCTTCGGAGCAGTAGGTTTCGTGCTACTTATGCTTGGTATGTTCTACCTTTACAGTTACGCTGTTGACCAGGGATGGATAGGGATCCTTGAGCGTGTTGCTTTGGGGATTGCCTTCTCACTTGCGGTCTTAGTAATTGGGGAGATATTCAGAAGGAAAGAGTATGAGCGTTTTTCACAGCTCATTAACGGTGGTGGGATTGCACTGCTCTACTTCACAATGCATGCCACGTACCATTTTCAGGCATATAGAGAAGCGCTCAGCATGAGCCTTGGTATGAACACCGCATTACTTTTTCTTGTAATGCTCTTCGCTGTCTTCCTGGCACTTAGACAAAATTCAGTTATTCTTACAAGCTTTGCGTTTTTCCTTGGATATCTGGCAGCGTTTCTCACAGGGGGATCGCATCAGATGATGATATCAACCATCATCCTATCAGCTGGTCTGGTGATGATCCTCTGGAAGAAGAATTGGGGAATTGGTCTCTATCCTGTGATTGCCTCGTATTTACTGTACAGCATATTTTTCTTCGACTCGAATATCCTTCGCGGAACAGTGGTATCTCCTATTGTCTATTATGCTATTGGGTATCTCATCTGTTTCTTCGCACTCTTCAATATGCTGAGTATCATTCTCGAAGACAAGGAGAACTATTCTCAGAACATTATCAGTATGGTTATTAATGCATTTGTAACATTCGGTTTCGGGCTTGCTGTAGTCTGGCATTATTGGTATTCTTTCAGAGGTATATTTGTAGTTCTGCTGGCAGCAGTGTACCTGGGGTTAGCATATTTCACAAAACAGAAGGAACTCAAGAACCTGTCCCGGACGTTCTTCATTCTGTGTGTCACATTCCTCTCGATCGCGGTATATGTCCAGCTTGAGGATTTCTGGATAGCACTCACATGGGCAATTGAAGGATTCCTCCTCGTTTACATAGGTGTCAAGCTTCATAATCTTGATCTTCGATACATGGGATACATCGTTCTCGCTGCAGCTGCGATCCGATCATTGTTATGGGATAGCACAGGCTTAATGTTCGCTGAAAGAACGATCAGTATGTTGTCAATAACCCTTGCTCTGTACGGGGCAGCATACCTTGTTTCACATTTAAAACTTGAAGATGAGGAACAACTGGTCCGGGAACTATTAGGGATTGCGGCTACGGTTATTCTAACTATCACTCTCGCGATAGAGATCACTGACAGCACAGGTTTATTTGCTGTATTTTCCGAGAATGCCAGACAGGTTCTCCTCTCTGTGGTCTGGGCTACGGAATCCGTAATCCTTATTGTTGTTGGATTCCTGGGGAAATCAAGTTCTCTCAGGACTACTGGTGTGGTACTCTTTGGTATTACTGTGGTGAAGATCCTAGTTATTGATCTTAGTAATCTTGAAATGATCTACAGGATCGTCGTCACGATCATCGTAGGTCTCATAGCGTTGAGTGCTTCGTTTGCGTATGTGAAGAACAAAGAACGTATTCAGGAGTTCTTACAGGAAAATGACTGA
- a CDS encoding HEAT repeat domain-containing protein, whose product MQGNKKSVVAILITLLLVVLVIGVFIYPGVRMDAEVPEVPVNNLSVFQAKVPSSILHVDFVNSTEDFNSSATDVCFFIINDSIGNTKFNADSFHPIGEAKIENSKEYLIRQVKAGNFVTDRGDYPMSSLGRVRITEVEFVYFDRFADYPYDYRGETTYYPTWKLTTETSNYGHEILMVKAISPDTSISYTDVYDSITVAGSLISDMADENISVRVNAVKELVEMDKSAVEPLIRALESYNPKIRENSARALGKIGNETAVEPLIHALGDRDSEVRNAAKFGLMDIGDSAFEPLVRVANDLNESHASRVWAVQTLGEMGEPAVEPLIFLLADETGLDSTAAHSLSIIGEPAVEPLILALDDNDLKVRNHAAVALGRIGDEIAVEPLTKALNDESELVRTSAKISIEGIVNKHKYGAIATYGNVPEFYIGDERDLWIDELAIIEKEVSDDMLAYTYPNGSVVTYGPDINGFIVVDILDDSQVSTSLMDEIYGIFDQQSRQFGINEVPVVFQFQTNEPENG is encoded by the coding sequence ATGCAGGGAAACAAAAAGTCCGTAGTTGCAATTTTGATCACGTTGTTGTTGGTAGTGCTTGTTATCGGTGTGTTCATCTATCCCGGAGTCCGCATGGACGCGGAAGTTCCTGAAGTACCGGTAAATAATCTGTCTGTCTTTCAGGCAAAAGTACCTTCGAGTATCCTGCACGTCGATTTCGTGAACTCAACTGAAGACTTCAATAGTTCTGCAACCGATGTTTGTTTCTTTATTATCAATGATTCTATTGGGAATACGAAATTCAATGCAGATAGCTTTCATCCCATAGGGGAAGCAAAGATTGAAAATTCAAAGGAATACCTGATCCGGCAAGTAAAGGCCGGCAACTTTGTCACAGACAGGGGTGATTATCCCATGTCATCTCTTGGACGTGTCAGGATCACTGAAGTCGAATTTGTTTATTTCGATCGTTTTGCTGATTATCCGTATGACTATCGGGGTGAAACCACATACTATCCAACCTGGAAACTTACAACAGAAACCTCTAATTATGGGCATGAGATCCTGATGGTCAAGGCAATATCTCCTGATACATCCATATCATATACTGATGTTTATGACAGCATTACCGTGGCAGGATCATTAATATCTGATATGGCAGATGAGAATATTTCTGTCAGGGTCAATGCTGTCAAAGAACTCGTTGAAATGGATAAATCAGCAGTAGAACCTTTGATCCGGGCATTGGAAAGCTATAATCCGAAGATCCGGGAGAATTCAGCCCGGGCTCTTGGTAAGATTGGGAATGAAACTGCTGTGGAGCCACTTATTCATGCTTTGGGTGACAGGGACAGCGAGGTTCGAAACGCTGCAAAATTTGGTCTTATGGATATTGGTGATTCGGCATTCGAACCCCTTGTAAGGGTTGCGAACGATCTAAATGAAAGTCACGCCTCCCGGGTATGGGCGGTCCAGACTCTTGGTGAGATGGGGGAACCGGCAGTGGAACCTCTGATTTTTTTACTGGCTGATGAAACCGGACTTGATTCGACAGCAGCACATTCTTTGAGCATAATAGGTGAGCCTGCGGTAGAACCTCTTATCCTTGCATTAGATGACAATGACCTCAAAGTACGTAACCATGCTGCTGTGGCTCTTGGCAGGATTGGGGATGAAATAGCTGTTGAACCTCTTACCAAAGCATTGAACGATGAATCGGAACTTGTACGCACTTCTGCAAAAATAAGCATTGAAGGAATTGTAAACAAACACAAGTATGGTGCCATCGCTACTTATGGAAATGTGCCGGAATTCTATATTGGGGATGAGAGGGATCTGTGGATCGATGAACTTGCAATTATTGAAAAAGAAGTAAGTGATGATATGCTGGCATATACCTATCCGAATGGATCAGTGGTCACATATGGGCCTGATATAAATGGATTTATTGTTGTCGATATTCTGGACGATTCACAGGTCAGCACTTCTCTGATGGATGAGATCTATGGGATATTTGATCAGCAAAGCAGGCAGTTTGGTATCAACGAAGTGCCGGTAGTCTTCCAATTCCAGACCAACGAACCGGAAAATGGCTGA
- a CDS encoding DUF4367 domain-containing protein: MTRIKNILVLLLLCSAFFSMGCVDEQFPEEEIAEQVQQKLDDFEKQKDDKFEKQKDDEFESSDGLIQFTGQDDDIPIQEELTLDEAKDTVGFEILLPSYIPEGYEFDHALVYSNGATSEDNIIETVILVYKNGDDWLHLSQIFSGNEFSGMLPEGDVETVSINGSEGQFSALLETNILRWTTNDLKLSITANIDKDELVNMAESMA; the protein is encoded by the coding sequence TTGACAAGGATTAAAAATATACTTGTGTTGCTCTTGCTGTGTTCTGCATTTTTCTCAATGGGATGTGTTGATGAGCAGTTCCCAGAAGAAGAGATTGCAGAGCAAGTGCAACAGAAACTTGATGATTTCGAGAAGCAGAAGGATGATAAATTCGAGAAGCAGAAGGATGATGAATTTGAAAGTTCGGATGGCTTGATACAATTCACTGGTCAAGATGATGACATTCCAATTCAGGAAGAGCTAACATTAGATGAAGCAAAAGATACTGTCGGTTTTGAAATACTTTTGCCTTCATATATTCCGGAAGGGTATGAGTTCGATCATGCACTGGTTTATAGTAATGGTGCTACGTCTGAAGACAACATTATTGAAACTGTTATTTTAGTCTATAAAAATGGTGACGACTGGCTTCATCTATCACAAATATTTTCTGGAAACGAATTTTCAGGAATGCTTCCGGAGGGTGATGTAGAAACAGTTAGTATTAATGGTTCTGAAGGACAATTTTCAGCTCTTCTTGAAACCAATATTCTACGATGGACAACAAATGATCTGAAACTGAGCATAACGGCGAATATCGATAAAGATGAGCTTGTGAATATGGCTGAATCAATGGCCTGA